The DNA region TTCAAGCCGCCGTAGCCTTCGACCACATGGATGAGAGCGATCGCGAAAATCAAAGCCGGAAGCAACGTCAGCGCAAACACAAAACCGTCGCGCGCGCCGGTACCGCCGGAACCGCGGAACGAGGCCATCTTACCGGCCGCCGTTTCCCATGTACCGAAACTGCCGTTCAGGACGGAAAAGTCAAACACTTTCCACCAGCCGGCCGCCTCGGCGAAAAGGCCGGAGAAAAACAGCAAGGCTCCGAAAAATGCCACATAGCCTCCCCAAGTAATCGCGGGGCCCTCTTCTTGAGGCGTCGCCGGCCGGGGGGCAGGGTTTGTCACTACAGGATCCGTCGCAGTGGCGTCAGGACGAATCTCTTCTTGGTGAAGTTCGGTATCGCGAACTTCTTCATTTGTTTGAGCCATACTGGCCTCCTTTTAATTTATTTAGTCCATTGTACACAAACAAAAATCCATTTGCAATATACTTTTTATTTTTTCTCAATAAAGTGTCTGTATTTTGTTAAAAATGCTGTGGTATACTGCAAATAGAAATGATCAGGGAGGGAAAAACCATGACGCAACCTATCGTAATGATTACCGGCGCGAGTTCGGGCATAGGCCTGGCTACCGCCGAACTTTTAGCGCAAAAAAAATATGAATTAATTCTGCTCGCTCGACGCACCGAACCGATGGTGCAGGCGGCCGCCGTGTGGGAAGAGAAATATGGCGCGAAAGCGCATGTTTTTCCGCTGGACGTGACCAAGCGCTCTATGGTGGAACGTGTCTGTCAACAACTTGTGGAAGAGGGTCTTGTGCCCGACGTTTTGATCAATAACGCCGGCCTGGCGAGAGAATTGAAGCCTTATGCGGAAAATGATCTCGATGATGTCGATGAGGTGGTCAATACAAATGTGAAAGGTTTATTGTACGTGACGAGAGCGATGCTGCCCGCGATGATCGAGCGCGGCCAAGGTCATATCGTGAACCTCGGCTCGACCGCGGGGCAAGGCGCGTACGCCGGCGGCGCCGTGTACTGCGCCACAAAAGCCGCCGTCAAAATGCTCGGCGATGCGATTCGTATTGAAACGATCGCCACCGACATCAAAGTGACGACGATCATGCCCGGCATTGTCGAAACACCATTTTCGGAAGTCCGGTTCAAAGGAGACAGCGACCGCGCGGCGGCTGTCTATGCCGGTGTGGAAGCGTTGACGCCGGGTGATATCGCTGAAATTATTGCGTTCGTTATTTCCCGACCGCGACGCGTGCAGATCAGCGATGTGACGATCTTAGCGAACCAACAGGCGACCGGATCGATGATTCACAAAAGCAAATAAAACAATAAAAAAACACCGCTCAAGGCGGTGTTTTTTGTTTTTAGTGCTGTCTTTTGGTCCAATGTACGAATGCATACGGCACGAGCAACACAATGGCAATTGTCAGTGCGGGAATTACATAGGCGGCGTACGGAATATAGGCCGTAAGATATGGTCCGACGATGCCGTCATGCAACAGCATAACGCCCGAGGTATGACCGAGGATCGCAGCCCCGAGTGGAATCAGCAGCGGGAAGCGTTCCATAAAAAGGGCGATCAGTTTACTGCCGCCGATAATCAGTGGGATACTGATGAGCAAACCGATAATGACGAGCAGCGGATCACCTTGCGCCGCGCCCGCGACGGCCAACACATTATCCAAGCTCATGACCACGTCGGCAATGATGATCGTACGCACAGCCGAACCGAGCGAAGCGACCTTTTTCACGCCGGTCGATGAATTTTCCTGCGGTAGCAAGAGTTTGATCGCGATCGGAATTAAAATCAACGCGCCGATGGCCTGCAAAAGAGGCACCGTCAGCAACTTGACCGCGACTAAAGTTAGCGATGCCCGTACCAGGATCGCGCCGGCTGCGCCGATAATGATGGCTTTGTTTTGCAAACGCGCCGGCAATTGCCGCGCCGCCATCGCGATGACGACCGCGTTATCGCCGGCCAATACTAAATCTAAAACAATAATGGACGCGACGGAGAGCCAAAATTGTAGTGTTAAAATTTCCAATACCAAAACCTCACTTAAAAATTATTTTTTCTCGTTATTCGTCTTGTCTGCGACAATATCGGCGTCTTTTTCCGCGGCATTTTTACTCAGCAGGCGCGGTAAACCGAGAATGAACAGAATGGTCGCGGCGGGAACGAAGTATTCCATGAGCGGTGAAATATTGAGCAGGTAGCGACCGACGATCGGATCGTGCACGAGCATCGTACCGGCCGCGTAACCGAGCAAGGCCGCCCCCGCGGGCACCAGGATCGGATATTGATCCATCAGTCGGGCGATCATTTGACTGCCCCAAACGACCAACGGGATACTGACCAAAAGACCGATCATTACGAGAACGATATTCCCTTGGGCAACGCCTGCGATGGCAAGCACATTATCGATTCCCATCGCGACATCGGCCACGATAATCGTACGAATCGCGCCGCCGAGTGACGTGGCGGCGACGACCGCATCGGAATCTTTGCCCGTCTGATGCAACAGCTTGATCGCGATCGGAATTAAGATCAGACCGCCGATGGCCTGAATCAGGGGCACACCCAATAACCATGTGGCGATTACGGTCATCAGCGCGCGAACGATGATCGCGCCGGCCGTACCGATAAAAATCGCCCGTTTCTGTAAATGCGGCGGCAATTGGCGAGCCGCCATCGCAATCACGACCGCGTTATCGCCTGCGAGCACCAAATCCAAAAGGATGATGGATCCGAGGGAAAGCAAAAATGAAGGGGATAAAAAATCCATGACACTACCTTTCCAGTCTAATATGAGACGTTTTAACATAAAGAAAGAGACTTTTATCTTGCATGTTGCAAGTAAAAGTCTCACTTCATCCTGCGGATGGTCGCGCCAGCTTTTTTATCAGCAGGGGTGTTGACGACGACAAATTAGTTACTCCCTTTTACGGAAGTTATTATACCAAATATAAAAAGATGTTATCAAGGCAAGCCTCTAAAAGCCCTAAAAAGGGGCTTTTTCTATTCGTTTTAAAAGTGAAAAATAAATTTCATAAAGTACTATGCAAAGAGGAGGATAGGTGTTAAAATAAATGCGCCGAAGAGAAAAGTAGAGCAAAATATGATTTATTCATACATATCATTACCTATCGTTATCTATCGATAATAAATAAACTATATTATTGATAAAATAGTTGACAAAATAGTTGACAAAATGAAACGAATTTGCGGTTGGTTCGAAGGACTTGAATCGTAACGTTCCACGGTATATTCAAAGCGAGGTGAGTACATTGGCAAAGGTAATGAAAAAAATGAATGTGTGGCAGCTGACCATGTTGACTGCCGCGAATATGTTGGGAGCGGGGATCATTATGCTTCCTACCAAGCTCGCCCGGGTGGGGACCATTTCCGTTCTCTCATGGTTGGTGACCGCAGTCGGCTCATTGCTTTTGGCGCACATTTTTGCCCAGTGCGGCATGTTCACTCGGCATAGTGGCGGCATGGGAGGTTATGCCGCGTATCGTTTCGGCTTGCCCGGTTATTTCATGACAAATTTCGCATATTCGGTTTCACTTATTATTGCCAATGTGGCGATTGCCGTATCGGCCGTCGGGTATGGAGCCACGCTTTTCGGCTGGCACCCGCATCCCGGCCAAATTGCCGCCGCTACCATGCTGCTTTTGTGGGTGGCGGGGGTGCTCAATTTCGGCGGTAGCCGTTGGACGGGGCGTATCAGTTCCGTGACGGTTTGGGGCTCTCTTTTACCCGTTCTTTTCTTAACTGTCGCCGGTTGGTTTTGGTTTGATTCCACGCTCTATATCGAGTCGTGGAATCCGTCCGAGACGCCGTTCTT from Negativicoccus succinicivorans includes:
- a CDS encoding SDR family NAD(P)-dependent oxidoreductase, whose translation is MTQPIVMITGASSGIGLATAELLAQKKYELILLARRTEPMVQAAAVWEEKYGAKAHVFPLDVTKRSMVERVCQQLVEEGLVPDVLINNAGLARELKPYAENDLDDVDEVVNTNVKGLLYVTRAMLPAMIERGQGHIVNLGSTAGQGAYAGGAVYCATKAAVKMLGDAIRIETIATDIKVTTIMPGIVETPFSEVRFKGDSDRAAAVYAGVEALTPGDIAEIIAFVISRPRRVQISDVTILANQQATGSMIHKSK
- a CDS encoding TerC family protein, coding for MEILTLQFWLSVASIIVLDLVLAGDNAVVIAMAARQLPARLQNKAIIIGAAGAILVRASLTLVAVKLLTVPLLQAIGALILIPIAIKLLLPQENSSTGVKKVASLGSAVRTIIIADVVMSLDNVLAVAGAAQGDPLLVIIGLLISIPLIIGGSKLIALFMERFPLLIPLGAAILGHTSGVMLLHDGIVGPYLTAYIPYAAYVIPALTIAIVLLVPYAFVHWTKRQH
- a CDS encoding nucleoside recognition domain-containing protein, with protein sequence MAQTNEEVRDTELHQEEIRPDATATDPVVTNPAPRPATPQEEGPAITWGGYVAFFGALLFFSGLFAEAAGWWKVFDFSVLNGSFGTWETAAGKMASFRGSGGTGARDGFVFALTLLPALIFAIALIHVVEGYGGLKVAQKMLSPLLRPLLGIPGVCGLAMIANLQTTDAAAGMTKVLYEDGLITSRERSIFCGYQISGSAPLSNYFSSGVAVFSILLVPIGLPILVIMIFKFIGGNIVRFYLRATEDRDPQAQVTEGKAGDVA
- a CDS encoding TerC family protein yields the protein MDFLSPSFLLSLGSIILLDLVLAGDNAVVIAMAARQLPPHLQKRAIFIGTAGAIIVRALMTVIATWLLGVPLIQAIGGLILIPIAIKLLHQTGKDSDAVVAATSLGGAIRTIIVADVAMGIDNVLAIAGVAQGNIVLVMIGLLVSIPLVVWGSQMIARLMDQYPILVPAGAALLGYAAGTMLVHDPIVGRYLLNISPLMEYFVPAATILFILGLPRLLSKNAAEKDADIVADKTNNEKK